A window of Magallana gigas chromosome 8, xbMagGiga1.1, whole genome shotgun sequence genomic DNA:
AATGCAATTCATTCAATGACAGATCGTCAATCTAGCCCTCGAagcattgaaatatatatataatattttactccTACGATTATAAATTTTTGGTTTTaagaaatttattatttataataaaagaaattccACGAAATGTTACCattaaactctttttttttaaaaatccatataCGAATATGGGCTCTGTGAAATTCAATCCACAATAAAGGAATTTTAACTCTAAAATTAAgatcatatttcttttaatgccAAACATCCAAATATCTACCACTCATGATCTGCTGCTGATCATCTATAGGAATATAGACGGCAGCCACCTAATGCAATTCATTCAATGACAGATCGTCAATCTAGCCCTCGAagcattgaaatatataaataatattttactcCTACGATTATAAATTTTTGGTTTTAAGAAATACACCGTATACacaatctttttatttaagatcgCCACCTCAACTGTAGCGAATTCAAATCAACCGCCAAGATAAGCAGACATTATCACTTATCACAAAACAATACTCTACAGTATTTTGTTAGTCAGGTCGTTATAATTAGTTAGTTGGTTTGCTTATCAATGTTACAGGATCCAAAGACCAATGTTGTAGATGGTTTTTACATTTATCCCTTTGTTGTGGAACATTAAgtataaaaaacaatgaaacaattttgacgatatttaattttctaaggAACAAACAGCACACACAATTTCTCTTCCATTAACGTAAGGCGGACACTTGAGTGAGCCACACATTGCCTCCACGAGATAGAACAGGTAACCGTTATTGTCGATATGACCTCCTTGTAAGGTCTCTGGGTCACTATCGACACAGGTGTATGATGTTCCAGCATTGTGATTATAGTGACCCGCCATGAGATAGCCATTGTACTCAAGCTTCCAACCCTTGTCACATGTTTTTCTAGCTACAGTTATTGATTTAGATaatcaaaagcaaaaaaaataacattttgtttatcagTCTATAGTGTATTTTAGCttctatatttaaaattaatctttaatttttcaaagtatatactatttgaaaaaaaaatagttataaaaTACCATCTTGAGTTGACATTACTGTAAATGTTGTAAGTTGTCTAGATATCATTAAGCCTCTGCtacctacatgtattaactGTTTCAGATCCAAgtgttcatttttaaacaaatttaatactGATGAATTCACTAATAAAGATCGAAACGTTAAAAAAAACGCTTTTGGTAATTCTTACCTGGAAACATCTTTACCACGGATCTGTTACGAACCAAACACACGGCACACGGGACGTCATGATTATCAACTTTAAGCCACTTGCCACTTAGATAATCCGTTTCGTACTCTGCTCCATAGATGTAAGCTTTTACTCCATCATTCCCATCACGGTAGTCTCCCCATTCGGGGTTTCTGGGTAAACAAAGAGGTTCAACAGCTGCCCCAATATGAGAATAAAGTGATCCACCAACATATCCTACAAAGCAATACtgtatttaatcttttttaagaatgaataaaaatacattttttttaatctaagaAAATTAAGGAAGTATAAAACAAGATGTatgttcttctttttctttcttcagCTTTGCACAAAACACACATAAAAGTTCTTAAATGGGATTTTACAAAGACTCGATTTACAGcttcttttcaaaatttaaaatcattacctgAAAGAACCAATTCTGCACTGCCAGGGCAGTTTTTACTACCCCATCGTGTGTAAACAGCGCTACTGTTTGATGTATCTGGAAAAGAATATtagtaaaatgataataaactaTTTATTTCTTCATACTATCctatatttttaattctataattgaCATACCTTTGATGTTTCTTAGCTTTGTTTCAACGTTTTCTTTGAACTCTCTCATTGATTTCTCAATGACATCAGTAAAACCTTTGAACTCTCGCCTCAAAGCTTCTACTTGGTATGCGCCTAAAGCCGATGACAGCTGTCCTGTCAGATAACCCTGTAACATTTCTTTACACTGTCCGGTATTTGTCTCAGCTTGTGCAGCAGCAACGATCATCAGAAACAGTATGAATTTCATGATCTATGATACAtgaataactatattatcaattttaaaataacgtTTACTAAACAATAGTTTTGAGTAAGCAGTATTTCAGTGATggtaagttgtttttttcaaatttcgtAAAGTGTTAAtagtgtaaaataataaattatcgTTGGCTTTACCTCATTCAAAAGCAATGTCCAACGAAAGTTTAAGAAATCAAATGAGGAGAGTGACATTTTCAAATACTTATACACACTATTGTTCTTGTGATGTCATATGATCTGGCGCGATATAATCATTAACACGGCATTAAAACGATATTTGATATCTAAGTATAACATTGACTATTAGTCACTTTTGTTTAATAGAATACAAatctatatttttcatattgggtatacaaatttattgatataaaactTGAAGATTAAAGTATACTTTAAGATCGATGTTATTTTACATAGAATCGTAAAAAAACGACAAACATACATTAAAGTATACCAACTGAATCCTACTTAAAGATATCTATCAAATACGATTAATACCTGATAGTCAATCAACATAAATTACAAGTAACTTTTATCATTAGTCGGTTGGAAATATTGAATGTCCAAAATCAAGAAATTTTATATTGATCATagttaaatagaaaaatgtagatatatcgtgtgtgttcttttttttatcgaTTACTGATAggatatatatattgtttatagtATCATAACTTAAATTAATATTGACTACCAGAATACTAAATGGtggaaaatgtatatttatacacaCAATGTACAAGGAAACTGCaacatgttatttatttctatttttattgtttatttgttttgtaatcaCTGTATAGAAAAGTACATACTTAAGCATATTTGACATTAACATTCAAGAAGATAAACGTTACATTTATCATAATCTCTTTTTAATTTATGACATAATCTGAATAGATTGATTAAGCATCTACGTTTATGAAGGCACACATTGTGGTTGATAAACATGCATAAGTTAGATATGGCTGGTAAAACTtcaatatatacttttttttgaaagtgaaaacaGTCATGtgttatcaataaaattgatcCGACATACCTTAAAATATCGTTAATAAGTATAAATGTTATGAAATCAGTATCAAAATGATATGTTACAATTAAAGTGAAGTGCGTTGTATTTGAGGGCGATGTCAGTTAAGGAGATTTTGAAGGGGTGTATTTATTTCAGCCAACCCATGGATCCTGCATGTTGGATGATATGGCATATGTGCTACATGCACGCTAGATAATAATTGGAAACCAGCAGTCGTTTGTTACTGATCGTTTTCCGGTTTTTCTACattacaacagttttcaattaaaaatgtaaacatatcgATACATATTAtcatagtaaaataaaatataattaagtcATTTCGTAATATTACACAAATAGCAAATCAGCAAGTCTTCTGCTTTCAACAAAACTAGGGCAGCATTATTATATGACAAAATGTATTGATTGCATTCGCTGTAATGGTTCAAAATAGATGGGCACAATATGTGCTTACGATTGTATTGTCtattacaaatatattcaaTACCAATTTAAATAGTTATTTTG
This region includes:
- the LOC105341956 gene encoding uncharacterized protein isoform X2, which gives rise to MSLSSFDFLNFRWTLLLNEIMKFILFLMIVAAAQAETNTGQCKEMLQGYLTGQLSSALGAYQVEALRREFKGFTDVIEKSMRDTSNSSAVYTRWGSKNCPGSAELVLSGYVGGSLYSHIGAAVEPLCLPRNPEWGDYRDGNDGVKAYIYGAEYETDYLSGKWLKVDNHDVPCAVCLVRNRSVVKMFPARKTCDKGWKLEYNGYLMAGHYNHNAGTSYTCVDSDPETLQGGHIDNNGYLFYLVEAMCGSLKCPPYVNGREIVCAVCSLEN
- the LOC105341956 gene encoding uncharacterized protein isoform X1, whose translation is MSLSSFDFLNFRWTLLLNEIMKFILFLMIVAAAQAETNTGQCKEMLQGYLTGQLSSALGAYQVEALRREFKGFTDVIEKSMREFKENVETKLRNIKDTSNSSAVYTRWGSKNCPGSAELVLSGYVGGSLYSHIGAAVEPLCLPRNPEWGDYRDGNDGVKAYIYGAEYETDYLSGKWLKVDNHDVPCAVCLVRNRSVVKMFPARKTCDKGWKLEYNGYLMAGHYNHNAGTSYTCVDSDPETLQGGHIDNNGYLFYLVEAMCGSLKCPPYVNGREIVCAVCSLEN